One window from the genome of Nicotiana tomentosiformis chromosome 5, ASM39032v3, whole genome shotgun sequence encodes:
- the LOC104106094 gene encoding protein SIEL isoform X1, with the protein MEHHLRRNLETNENIRPQALLQALSLIVNPSTSDSTLSFILKTLTLSLKNLDNNPNTNPFLSHHILHLFSLLSHHRPHLSHNLISTVREFSLIPSTSTRSLADALACLSISDINVNDESIFLSLVLRPCISVRHWLLFNVSKFDIRPSVLLTVLLGFTKDPYPYIRGAALDGLADLCKCIVVEDESLIHGCYLRAVELLFDSEDSVRCSAVRAVSACGQLIVASKQERSKRDRSDALFLQLCSMVRDMSVKVRIEVFSALGKIEIVSEYILLQTLSKKASSATKEMNFPGQYAEKIFRIPASSASFAFLHGLEDEFSEVRESACRALQTLAILSADFSHEVVNFLMDVLNDDSTAVRLQALDTMHHMAMVGHLKMQQAHLHMFLGILLDSHSLIRCTARKVLKLTELPSLAMFKMCVDGLIRDFELYPQDETEVFSALFVVGQNNRNFLVSLINEVSQMIEPSSGGKLGYDNARKASYLVLATSAPVSMKQQTCSIPPRIFSYAVTLLGRIARSLAEIVDQRTLLAYFSYCSRFTFVSASEFFKVEEHLEGCDVQLIQRCEAISNYHIRRKLQLKEAESSLLDFQVEQNKEINCVNIILQVVIDIWPSLKLGLIDEVTRTLRSLKAELRMISDNNHRGELVFALLYIDALERLGHLCSHLMFSKEFYCHECGKLQCSLGKLDRCLRDMRYKFIGLTKDDNVLILELIIANGILTLCKMEACVDETTLKKLHSVMSCIEHICGEGSTVSSSFVVEVQKSLSEIDTTSCPILDNPYLLLKSLEHFTPRKAVSSGNLKCMEAELHFQGNDFQNPLPFISGLLVGVSLDITLHNIPSENRLWIKMSLEEKLTQFVFLDFHEIEGHNEVRKFTFVAPFYQTPRANCFSLKICIVLECMSDDDQLFRSCGGPNHEVAHLCEEKEVYFSAAVR; encoded by the exons ATGGAACACCACCTCCGGAGGAATTTGGAGACTAACGAGAACATCAGGCCTCAAGCTCTCTTACAAGCCCTCTCTCTCATTGTCAACCCTTCCACCTCCGACTCCACACTTTCATTCATACTCAAAACCCTAACGCTCTCTCTCAAAAACCTTGACAATAACCCTAATACGAATCCTTTTCTCAGCCaccacattctccacctcttctCTCTACTTTCCCATCACCGTCCACACCTCTCTCACAACCTCATCTCCACCGTCCGTGAATTCTCTCTCATCCCTTCAACTTCCACGCGCTCACTCGCCGATGCCCTCGCTTGTCTCTCCATCTCAGATATCAACGTTAACGATGAATCGATATTCCTCTCACTCGTTCTTCGTCCCTGTATTTCTGTTCGCCATTGGTTGCTTTTTAATGTGAGTAAATTTGACATACGGCCGTCGGTTTTGCTTACGGTTCTGTTAGGATTTACGAAGGACCCCTATCCGTACATTCGTGGTGCTGCTTTGGATGGATTAGCTGATTTGTGCAAGTGCATTGTTGTGGAAGATGAAAGTCTCATCCACGGTTGCTATCTTCGAGCTGTTGAGCTTTTGTTTGATTCCGAGGACTCCGTGCGATGCTCTGCTGTTCGTGCG GTTAGTGCATGCGGGCAGTTAATTGTGGCATCTAAACAAGAGAGAAGTAAAAGGGACCGGTCTGACGCATTATTTCTGCAG CTATGTTCAATGGTGAGAGACATGAGTGTCAAGGTCAGGATTGAAGTATTTAGTGCCCTAGGGAAGATTGAAATTGTTTCGGAATATATTCTGTTACAAACGCTATCTAAGAAAGCTTCATCTGCAACAAAAGAAATGAATTTTCCTGGCCAGTACGCTGAGAAAATTTTCAGGATACCAGCATCGAGTGCTAGTTTTGCTTTTCTACATGGGCTGGAGGATGAATTTAGTGAG GTAAGAGAATCTGCTTGCCGAGCTTTGCAAACATTGGCTATCCTTTCTGCTGATTTTTCTCATGAGGTTGTGAACTTTTTAATGGACGTACTTAATGATGATTCAACGGCTGTAAGATTACAAGCTTTAGATACTATGCATCATATGGCGATGGTTGGCCATCTAAAGATGCAACAAGCGCATCTGCATATG TTTCTTGGGATTCTACTTGACAGTCACAGCTTGATAAGATGTACAGCGAGGAAGGTACTAAAACTGACAGAACTACCGAGCTTGGCTATGTTCAAGATGTGTGTTGATGGACTTATAAGAGATTTTGAATTGTATCCACAG GATGAAACTGAAGTCTTTTCCGCTTTGTTCGTGGTTGGGCAAAACAACAGAAATTTTTTAGTCAGCTTGATTAATGAAGTTTCCCAAATG ATAGAGCCGTCTTCTGGAGGTAAGTTGGGTTATGACAATGCAAGAAAAGCTTCATATTTAGTGTTAGCCACCTCTGCGCCAGTTTCAATGAAGCAGCAAACTTGCAGCATTCCACCAAGAATATTCTCTTATGCAGTCACACTATTAGGGAGAATCGCTCGTAGTTTGGCTGAAATAGTTGACCAGAGAAcacttttggcttatttttcttATTGCAGTAGATTCACATTTGTTTCTGCATCGGAGTTTTTTAAAGTGGAAGAGCATCTGGAGGGATGTGATGTGCAATTGATACAAAGATGTGAAGCTATCTCTAATTATCACATTCGGAGGAAATTACAACTGAAGGAAGCAGAAAGCTCGCTTTTGGACTTCCAGGTTGAGCAGAATAAAGAGATAAACTGTGTGAATATCATCCTTCAGGTGGTAATAGACATTTGGCCATCGCTGAAACTTGGATTGATTGATGAAGTAACTCGAACATTGAG GAGTTTGAAGGCAGAATTGAGAATGATATCAGATAACAATCACAGGGGTGAATTAGTGTTTGCTTTACTATATATAGATGCTTTGGAACGACTTGGACACTTATGCTCACACTTGATGTTCTCCAAGGAGTTCTACTGCCATGAATGTGGGAAATTGCAGTGCTCTTTGGGAAAACTCGACAGATGCCTGAGGGATATGAGGTATAAGTTCATAGGTTTAACCAAAGACGACAATGTTCTTATCTTAGAGTTAATAATTGCAAATGGTATATTGACACTTTGTAAAATGGAAGCCTGTGTAGACGAGACTACTCTAAAGAAATTACATTCTGTGATGTCTTGTATTGAACATATTTGTGGAGAAGGATCCACTGTATCGTCCAGTTTTGTGGTTGAAGTTCAGAAGTCATTGAGTGAGATTGATACCACTAGTTGTCCGATCTTGGATAATCCATATCTCCTTCTTAAGTCACTCGAGCATTTCACTCCAAGAAAGGCAGTTTCTTCGGGAAATCTCAAATGTATGGAAGCTGAACTGCATTTTCAAGGCAATGACTTTCAAAATCCTCTTCCTTTCATCTCTGGGCTGCTTGTTGGTGTATCCTTAGATATCACACTCCATAACATCCCGAGCGAGAATAGGCTGTGGATAAAAATGAGTCTCGAAGAGAAGTTAACTCAATTTGTTTTCCTGGATTTTCATGAGATTGAAGGGCACAATGAAGTAAGGAAATTCACGTTTGTTGCACCCTTCTATCAAACCCCCAGGGCAAACTGTTTCTCATTGAAGATTTGTATCGTTTTAGAATGCATGTCTGACGATGATCAGTTGTTCAGGAGCTGTGGAGGTCCTAATCATGAAGTTGCTCATCTCTGTGAAGAAAAAGAAGTCTATTTTTCCGCCGCCGTTAGGTAG
- the LOC104106094 gene encoding protein SIEL isoform X2 produces the protein MEHHLRRNLETNENIRPQALLQALSLIVNPSTSDSTLSFILKTLTLSLKNLDNNPNTNPFLSHHILHLFSLLSHHRPHLSHNLISTVREFSLIPSTSTRSLADALACLSISDINVNDESIFLSLVLRPCISVRHWLLFNVSKFDIRPSVLLTVLLGFTKDPYPYIRGAALDGLADLCKCIVVEDESLIHGCYLRAVELLFDSEDSVRCSAVRAVSACGQLIVASKQERSKRDRSDALFLQLCSMVRDMSVKVRIEVFSALGKIEIVSEYILLQTLSKKASSATKEMNFPGQYAEKIFRIPASSASFAFLHGLEDEFSEVRESACRALQTLAILSADFSHEVVNFLMDVLNDDSTAVRLQALDTMHHMAMVGHLKMQQAHLHMFLGILLDSHSLIRCTARKVLKLTELPSLAMFKMCVDGLIRDFELYPQDETEVFSALFVVGQNNRNFLVSLINEVSQMSPCNVCADRAVFWSRFTFVSASEFFKVEEHLEGCDVQLIQRCEAISNYHIRRKLQLKEAESSLLDFQVEQNKEINCVNIILQVVIDIWPSLKLGLIDEVTRTLRSLKAELRMISDNNHRGELVFALLYIDALERLGHLCSHLMFSKEFYCHECGKLQCSLGKLDRCLRDMRYKFIGLTKDDNVLILELIIANGILTLCKMEACVDETTLKKLHSVMSCIEHICGEGSTVSSSFVVEVQKSLSEIDTTSCPILDNPYLLLKSLEHFTPRKAVSSGNLKCMEAELHFQGNDFQNPLPFISGLLVGVSLDITLHNIPSENRLWIKMSLEEKLTQFVFLDFHEIEGHNEVRKFTFVAPFYQTPRANCFSLKICIVLECMSDDDQLFRSCGGPNHEVAHLCEEKEVYFSAAVR, from the exons ATGGAACACCACCTCCGGAGGAATTTGGAGACTAACGAGAACATCAGGCCTCAAGCTCTCTTACAAGCCCTCTCTCTCATTGTCAACCCTTCCACCTCCGACTCCACACTTTCATTCATACTCAAAACCCTAACGCTCTCTCTCAAAAACCTTGACAATAACCCTAATACGAATCCTTTTCTCAGCCaccacattctccacctcttctCTCTACTTTCCCATCACCGTCCACACCTCTCTCACAACCTCATCTCCACCGTCCGTGAATTCTCTCTCATCCCTTCAACTTCCACGCGCTCACTCGCCGATGCCCTCGCTTGTCTCTCCATCTCAGATATCAACGTTAACGATGAATCGATATTCCTCTCACTCGTTCTTCGTCCCTGTATTTCTGTTCGCCATTGGTTGCTTTTTAATGTGAGTAAATTTGACATACGGCCGTCGGTTTTGCTTACGGTTCTGTTAGGATTTACGAAGGACCCCTATCCGTACATTCGTGGTGCTGCTTTGGATGGATTAGCTGATTTGTGCAAGTGCATTGTTGTGGAAGATGAAAGTCTCATCCACGGTTGCTATCTTCGAGCTGTTGAGCTTTTGTTTGATTCCGAGGACTCCGTGCGATGCTCTGCTGTTCGTGCG GTTAGTGCATGCGGGCAGTTAATTGTGGCATCTAAACAAGAGAGAAGTAAAAGGGACCGGTCTGACGCATTATTTCTGCAG CTATGTTCAATGGTGAGAGACATGAGTGTCAAGGTCAGGATTGAAGTATTTAGTGCCCTAGGGAAGATTGAAATTGTTTCGGAATATATTCTGTTACAAACGCTATCTAAGAAAGCTTCATCTGCAACAAAAGAAATGAATTTTCCTGGCCAGTACGCTGAGAAAATTTTCAGGATACCAGCATCGAGTGCTAGTTTTGCTTTTCTACATGGGCTGGAGGATGAATTTAGTGAG GTAAGAGAATCTGCTTGCCGAGCTTTGCAAACATTGGCTATCCTTTCTGCTGATTTTTCTCATGAGGTTGTGAACTTTTTAATGGACGTACTTAATGATGATTCAACGGCTGTAAGATTACAAGCTTTAGATACTATGCATCATATGGCGATGGTTGGCCATCTAAAGATGCAACAAGCGCATCTGCATATG TTTCTTGGGATTCTACTTGACAGTCACAGCTTGATAAGATGTACAGCGAGGAAGGTACTAAAACTGACAGAACTACCGAGCTTGGCTATGTTCAAGATGTGTGTTGATGGACTTATAAGAGATTTTGAATTGTATCCACAG GATGAAACTGAAGTCTTTTCCGCTTTGTTCGTGGTTGGGCAAAACAACAGAAATTTTTTAGTCAGCTTGATTAATGAAGTTTCCCAAATG TCACCATGTAATGTATGTGCAGATAGAGCCGTCTTCTGGAG TAGATTCACATTTGTTTCTGCATCGGAGTTTTTTAAAGTGGAAGAGCATCTGGAGGGATGTGATGTGCAATTGATACAAAGATGTGAAGCTATCTCTAATTATCACATTCGGAGGAAATTACAACTGAAGGAAGCAGAAAGCTCGCTTTTGGACTTCCAGGTTGAGCAGAATAAAGAGATAAACTGTGTGAATATCATCCTTCAGGTGGTAATAGACATTTGGCCATCGCTGAAACTTGGATTGATTGATGAAGTAACTCGAACATTGAG GAGTTTGAAGGCAGAATTGAGAATGATATCAGATAACAATCACAGGGGTGAATTAGTGTTTGCTTTACTATATATAGATGCTTTGGAACGACTTGGACACTTATGCTCACACTTGATGTTCTCCAAGGAGTTCTACTGCCATGAATGTGGGAAATTGCAGTGCTCTTTGGGAAAACTCGACAGATGCCTGAGGGATATGAGGTATAAGTTCATAGGTTTAACCAAAGACGACAATGTTCTTATCTTAGAGTTAATAATTGCAAATGGTATATTGACACTTTGTAAAATGGAAGCCTGTGTAGACGAGACTACTCTAAAGAAATTACATTCTGTGATGTCTTGTATTGAACATATTTGTGGAGAAGGATCCACTGTATCGTCCAGTTTTGTGGTTGAAGTTCAGAAGTCATTGAGTGAGATTGATACCACTAGTTGTCCGATCTTGGATAATCCATATCTCCTTCTTAAGTCACTCGAGCATTTCACTCCAAGAAAGGCAGTTTCTTCGGGAAATCTCAAATGTATGGAAGCTGAACTGCATTTTCAAGGCAATGACTTTCAAAATCCTCTTCCTTTCATCTCTGGGCTGCTTGTTGGTGTATCCTTAGATATCACACTCCATAACATCCCGAGCGAGAATAGGCTGTGGATAAAAATGAGTCTCGAAGAGAAGTTAACTCAATTTGTTTTCCTGGATTTTCATGAGATTGAAGGGCACAATGAAGTAAGGAAATTCACGTTTGTTGCACCCTTCTATCAAACCCCCAGGGCAAACTGTTTCTCATTGAAGATTTGTATCGTTTTAGAATGCATGTCTGACGATGATCAGTTGTTCAGGAGCTGTGGAGGTCCTAATCATGAAGTTGCTCATCTCTGTGAAGAAAAAGAAGTCTATTTTTCCGCCGCCGTTAGGTAG
- the LOC104106094 gene encoding protein SIEL isoform X3, producing the protein MEHHLRRNLETNENIRPQALLQALSLIVNPSTSDSTLSFILKTLTLSLKNLDNNPNTNPFLSHHILHLFSLLSHHRPHLSHNLISTVREFSLIPSTSTRSLADALACLSISDINVNDESIFLSLVLRPCISVRHWLLFNVSKFDIRPSVLLTVLLGFTKDPYPYIRGAALDGLADLCKCIVVEDESLIHGCYLRAVELLFDSEDSVRCSAVRAVSACGQLIVASKQERSKRDRSDALFLQLCSMVRDMSVKVRIEVFSALGKIEIVSEYILLQTLSKKASSATKEMNFPGQYAEKIFRIPASSASFAFLHGLEDEFSEVRESACRALQTLAILSADFSHEVVNFLMDVLNDDSTAVRLQALDTMHHMAMVGHLKMQQAHLHMFLGILLDSHSLIRCTARKVLKLTELPSLAMFKMCVDGLIRDFELYPQDETEVFSALFVVGQNNRNFLVSLINEVSQMIEPSSGGKLGYDNARKASYLVLATSAPVSMKQQTCSIPPRIFSYAVTLLGRIARSLAEIVDQRTLLAYFSYCSRFTFVSASEFFKVEEHLEGCDVQLIQRCEAISNYHIRRKLQLKEAESSLLDFQVEQNKEINCVNIILQVVIDIWPSLKLGLIDEVTRTLRSLKAELRMISDNNHRGELVFALLYIDALERLGHLCSHLMFSKEFYCHECGKLQCSLGKLDRCLRDMSLCRRDYSKEITFCDVLY; encoded by the exons ATGGAACACCACCTCCGGAGGAATTTGGAGACTAACGAGAACATCAGGCCTCAAGCTCTCTTACAAGCCCTCTCTCTCATTGTCAACCCTTCCACCTCCGACTCCACACTTTCATTCATACTCAAAACCCTAACGCTCTCTCTCAAAAACCTTGACAATAACCCTAATACGAATCCTTTTCTCAGCCaccacattctccacctcttctCTCTACTTTCCCATCACCGTCCACACCTCTCTCACAACCTCATCTCCACCGTCCGTGAATTCTCTCTCATCCCTTCAACTTCCACGCGCTCACTCGCCGATGCCCTCGCTTGTCTCTCCATCTCAGATATCAACGTTAACGATGAATCGATATTCCTCTCACTCGTTCTTCGTCCCTGTATTTCTGTTCGCCATTGGTTGCTTTTTAATGTGAGTAAATTTGACATACGGCCGTCGGTTTTGCTTACGGTTCTGTTAGGATTTACGAAGGACCCCTATCCGTACATTCGTGGTGCTGCTTTGGATGGATTAGCTGATTTGTGCAAGTGCATTGTTGTGGAAGATGAAAGTCTCATCCACGGTTGCTATCTTCGAGCTGTTGAGCTTTTGTTTGATTCCGAGGACTCCGTGCGATGCTCTGCTGTTCGTGCG GTTAGTGCATGCGGGCAGTTAATTGTGGCATCTAAACAAGAGAGAAGTAAAAGGGACCGGTCTGACGCATTATTTCTGCAG CTATGTTCAATGGTGAGAGACATGAGTGTCAAGGTCAGGATTGAAGTATTTAGTGCCCTAGGGAAGATTGAAATTGTTTCGGAATATATTCTGTTACAAACGCTATCTAAGAAAGCTTCATCTGCAACAAAAGAAATGAATTTTCCTGGCCAGTACGCTGAGAAAATTTTCAGGATACCAGCATCGAGTGCTAGTTTTGCTTTTCTACATGGGCTGGAGGATGAATTTAGTGAG GTAAGAGAATCTGCTTGCCGAGCTTTGCAAACATTGGCTATCCTTTCTGCTGATTTTTCTCATGAGGTTGTGAACTTTTTAATGGACGTACTTAATGATGATTCAACGGCTGTAAGATTACAAGCTTTAGATACTATGCATCATATGGCGATGGTTGGCCATCTAAAGATGCAACAAGCGCATCTGCATATG TTTCTTGGGATTCTACTTGACAGTCACAGCTTGATAAGATGTACAGCGAGGAAGGTACTAAAACTGACAGAACTACCGAGCTTGGCTATGTTCAAGATGTGTGTTGATGGACTTATAAGAGATTTTGAATTGTATCCACAG GATGAAACTGAAGTCTTTTCCGCTTTGTTCGTGGTTGGGCAAAACAACAGAAATTTTTTAGTCAGCTTGATTAATGAAGTTTCCCAAATG ATAGAGCCGTCTTCTGGAGGTAAGTTGGGTTATGACAATGCAAGAAAAGCTTCATATTTAGTGTTAGCCACCTCTGCGCCAGTTTCAATGAAGCAGCAAACTTGCAGCATTCCACCAAGAATATTCTCTTATGCAGTCACACTATTAGGGAGAATCGCTCGTAGTTTGGCTGAAATAGTTGACCAGAGAAcacttttggcttatttttcttATTGCAGTAGATTCACATTTGTTTCTGCATCGGAGTTTTTTAAAGTGGAAGAGCATCTGGAGGGATGTGATGTGCAATTGATACAAAGATGTGAAGCTATCTCTAATTATCACATTCGGAGGAAATTACAACTGAAGGAAGCAGAAAGCTCGCTTTTGGACTTCCAGGTTGAGCAGAATAAAGAGATAAACTGTGTGAATATCATCCTTCAGGTGGTAATAGACATTTGGCCATCGCTGAAACTTGGATTGATTGATGAAGTAACTCGAACATTGAG GAGTTTGAAGGCAGAATTGAGAATGATATCAGATAACAATCACAGGGGTGAATTAGTGTTTGCTTTACTATATATAGATGCTTTGGAACGACTTGGACACTTATGCTCACACTTGATGTTCTCCAAGGAGTTCTACTGCCATGAATGTGGGAAATTGCAGTGCTCTTTGGGAAAACTCGACAGATGCCTGAGGGATATGAG CCTGTGTAGACGAGACTACTCTAAAGAAATTACATTCTGTGATGTCTTGTATTGA
- the LOC104106094 gene encoding protein SIEL isoform X4 produces the protein MEHHLRRNLETNENIRPQALLQALSLIVNPSTSDSTLSFILKTLTLSLKNLDNNPNTNPFLSHHILHLFSLLSHHRPHLSHNLISTVREFSLIPSTSTRSLADALACLSISDINVNDESIFLSLVLRPCISVRHWLLFNVSKFDIRPSVLLTVLLGFTKDPYPYIRGAALDGLADLCKCIVVEDESLIHGCYLRAVELLFDSEDSVRCSAVRAVSACGQLIVASKQERSKRDRSDALFLQLCSMVRDMSVKVRIEVFSALGKIEIVSEYILLQTLSKKASSATKEMNFPGQYAEKIFRIPASSASFAFLHGLEDEFSEVRESACRALQTLAILSADFSHEVVNFLMDVLNDDSTAVRLQALDTMHHMAMVGHLKMQQAHLHMFLGILLDSHSLIRCTARKVLKLTELPSLAMFKMCVDGLIRDFELYPQDETEVFSALFVVGQNNRNFLVSLINEVSQMIEPSSGGKLGYDNARKASYLVLATSAPVSMKQQTCSIPPRIFSYAVTLLGRIARSLAEIVDQRTLLAYFSYCSRFTFVSASEFFKVEEHLEGCDVQLIQRCEAISNYHIRRKLQLKEAESSLLDFQVEQNKEINCVNIILQVVIDIWPSLKLGLIDEVTRTLRSLKAELRMISDNNHRGVLLP, from the exons ATGGAACACCACCTCCGGAGGAATTTGGAGACTAACGAGAACATCAGGCCTCAAGCTCTCTTACAAGCCCTCTCTCTCATTGTCAACCCTTCCACCTCCGACTCCACACTTTCATTCATACTCAAAACCCTAACGCTCTCTCTCAAAAACCTTGACAATAACCCTAATACGAATCCTTTTCTCAGCCaccacattctccacctcttctCTCTACTTTCCCATCACCGTCCACACCTCTCTCACAACCTCATCTCCACCGTCCGTGAATTCTCTCTCATCCCTTCAACTTCCACGCGCTCACTCGCCGATGCCCTCGCTTGTCTCTCCATCTCAGATATCAACGTTAACGATGAATCGATATTCCTCTCACTCGTTCTTCGTCCCTGTATTTCTGTTCGCCATTGGTTGCTTTTTAATGTGAGTAAATTTGACATACGGCCGTCGGTTTTGCTTACGGTTCTGTTAGGATTTACGAAGGACCCCTATCCGTACATTCGTGGTGCTGCTTTGGATGGATTAGCTGATTTGTGCAAGTGCATTGTTGTGGAAGATGAAAGTCTCATCCACGGTTGCTATCTTCGAGCTGTTGAGCTTTTGTTTGATTCCGAGGACTCCGTGCGATGCTCTGCTGTTCGTGCG GTTAGTGCATGCGGGCAGTTAATTGTGGCATCTAAACAAGAGAGAAGTAAAAGGGACCGGTCTGACGCATTATTTCTGCAG CTATGTTCAATGGTGAGAGACATGAGTGTCAAGGTCAGGATTGAAGTATTTAGTGCCCTAGGGAAGATTGAAATTGTTTCGGAATATATTCTGTTACAAACGCTATCTAAGAAAGCTTCATCTGCAACAAAAGAAATGAATTTTCCTGGCCAGTACGCTGAGAAAATTTTCAGGATACCAGCATCGAGTGCTAGTTTTGCTTTTCTACATGGGCTGGAGGATGAATTTAGTGAG GTAAGAGAATCTGCTTGCCGAGCTTTGCAAACATTGGCTATCCTTTCTGCTGATTTTTCTCATGAGGTTGTGAACTTTTTAATGGACGTACTTAATGATGATTCAACGGCTGTAAGATTACAAGCTTTAGATACTATGCATCATATGGCGATGGTTGGCCATCTAAAGATGCAACAAGCGCATCTGCATATG TTTCTTGGGATTCTACTTGACAGTCACAGCTTGATAAGATGTACAGCGAGGAAGGTACTAAAACTGACAGAACTACCGAGCTTGGCTATGTTCAAGATGTGTGTTGATGGACTTATAAGAGATTTTGAATTGTATCCACAG GATGAAACTGAAGTCTTTTCCGCTTTGTTCGTGGTTGGGCAAAACAACAGAAATTTTTTAGTCAGCTTGATTAATGAAGTTTCCCAAATG ATAGAGCCGTCTTCTGGAGGTAAGTTGGGTTATGACAATGCAAGAAAAGCTTCATATTTAGTGTTAGCCACCTCTGCGCCAGTTTCAATGAAGCAGCAAACTTGCAGCATTCCACCAAGAATATTCTCTTATGCAGTCACACTATTAGGGAGAATCGCTCGTAGTTTGGCTGAAATAGTTGACCAGAGAAcacttttggcttatttttcttATTGCAGTAGATTCACATTTGTTTCTGCATCGGAGTTTTTTAAAGTGGAAGAGCATCTGGAGGGATGTGATGTGCAATTGATACAAAGATGTGAAGCTATCTCTAATTATCACATTCGGAGGAAATTACAACTGAAGGAAGCAGAAAGCTCGCTTTTGGACTTCCAGGTTGAGCAGAATAAAGAGATAAACTGTGTGAATATCATCCTTCAGGTGGTAATAGACATTTGGCCATCGCTGAAACTTGGATTGATTGATGAAGTAACTCGAACATTGAG GAGTTTGAAGGCAGAATTGAGAATGATATCAGATAACAATCACAGGG GAGTTCTACTGCCATGA
- the LOC138892276 gene encoding uncharacterized protein, whose protein sequence is MSSGSRGDHLSPAENPSKPKLSGRLAKWAVEMSEFDIEYTPRTTIKSQVLADFVVDFSPGLLPLATKEAVMVSELTSGVWTLFTDGASNVKGSGLGVMLITPSGEILRLAIRTVPLTNNGAEYEALIAGLELARGLDSEIIDIKCDSQLVVNQVYGIFESKEERMQQYVMKVQALLTWFREWLITHIPREENVEADTLANLGSSTKMKGSNSSTVVQLMHSVLDADSYYKVNATNLVWDWINDIIDYLEHEKLHEDPKASRALRTKAARYSFKGGQLYRRSFQGLLARCLGAFESNYVV, encoded by the coding sequence atgtcatccggTAGTCGTGGTGACCACCTTTCCCCTGCGGAAAATCCTTCAAAACCTAAACTTTCAGGTAGGCTGGCCAAGTGGgcagtcgaaatgagtgaatttgacatagagtatACACCTAGGACtacgattaagtcacaagttttggccgattttgtggtcgatttcagtccgggactgttacctttggctaccaaagaagcagtaatggtgtcagaattgacatcaggagtttggacttTGTTCACGGACGGAGCatccaatgtgaaagggtccgggctcggcgTAATGctaatcacgccttcgggagaAATCCTAAGGCTGGCCATAAGAACTGTTCCTCTGACTAACAATggagcagagtatgaagctttgattgcaggacttgagCTGGCCCGAGGACTGGACTCTGAGATCATAGATATCAAATGCGACTCCCAATTggtagtaaatcaggtctacgggatcttcgaatCCAAAGAGGAACGCATGCAGCAATATGTAATGAAAGTCCAGGCTCTTCTCACATGGTTCAGGGAATGGTTAATTACCCACATCCCCAGAGAAGAAAACGTGGAGGCAGACACACTAGCCAATTTAGGATCGTCCACGAAAATGAAGGGATCGAACTCCAGTACAGTCGTGCAGCTTATGCATTCGGTGTTGGACGCAGATAGCTATTACAAAGTAAACGCAaccaatttggtctgggactggataAATGACATCATAGACTATCTTGAGCACGAAAAATTGCATGAAGATCCCAAGGCATCTCGGGCGCTGCGCACTAAAGCAGCTCGATATAGCTTCAAGGGAGGTCAATTGTATAGAAGATCCTTCCAAGGCCTAttggcccgatgtttgggagcTTTTGAATCTAATTATGTCGTGTGA